From Pieris rapae chromosome 3, ilPieRapa1.1, whole genome shotgun sequence, a single genomic window includes:
- the LOC110991829 gene encoding Bardet-Biedl syndrome 4 protein homolog: MINNMKKHFTENFLTSEDCTRGSRNWLLHTRYVRGEYDKCLELADNLQKNAFNSHRFAHYVKALIYSETGRLQEALDKFHISIKIQPQDPEALKQVANCLYRQGRYQLARDVFLEADKLSKHPDPEIYSGLAMCAENLDDVSHGIEWAKASVQAGGGERAGALLAKLLKENGNEDDALAVYDDVLALNACGADTLAAAGALRLRCGDPRRAFQLLGEALSQQPTQHAAALALAAMMLQHKDVDASLARLKAALTAHPTCVAAHTDLGLALLSKKKYIAALTCLQRAVWAAPLSARAAHDLGLVLLICKRPASAFNRLAAAAALQPSQPYTVLLIAISLERLDDPRADAAYSKAVSLDPEDALIRINNAARHARAGRYSEAAQEALLTDQLLRRENNLQLAASLALLMSLLRETGVELSADAIENTPISNTTTSPDNEDFAADEV, translated from the exons atgataaataatatgaaaaaacacTTTACTGAAAACTTTCTTACTAGTGAAG ATTGTACGCGGGGTTCTCGTAATTGGCTTTTGCATACACGGTATGTCAGAGGAGAATACGATAAATGCTTGGAACTGGCTGACAACTTgcaaaaaaatgcatttaattcACATAGATTTGCACATTATGTAAAG GCTTTAATCTATTCTGAAACGGGCCGACTTCAAGAAGCTCTggataaatttcatatttctatAAAGATACAACCTCAAGATCCTGAAGCTTTAAAACAAGTCGCTAACTGtct TTATCGACAAGGACGCTACCAGCTTGCCCGTGATGTGTTTTTAGAAGCGgataaattatcaaaacatCCAGACCCTGAAATTTATTCTGGTTTAG cgATGTGTGCAGAAAATCTTGACGACGTAAGTCATGGTATAGAATGGGCGAAGGCCTCTGTGCAGGCCGGAGGAGGAGAACGAGCTGGTGCTCTTCTGGCAAAGCTGCTTAAAGAAAATGGCAATGAAGATGATGCTTTAGCGGTCTACGATGACGTCTTAGC GTTAAACGCATGCGGAGCTGATACGCTAGCTGCAGCCGGAGCATTGCGACTGCGTTGTGGGGATCCACGACGAGCGTTTCAATTACTTGGTGAAGCACTTTCTCAGCAACCAACGCAACACGCAGCCGCTCTGGCATTGGCTGCTATGATGTTGCAACATAAGGATGTCGATGCGTCCTTAGCAAGATTAAAAGCTGCCTTAACTGCTCATCCTACATGTGTGGCAGCTCACACCGATCTGGGACTGGCACTGTTGtccaaaaagaaatatattgcg GCATTAACGTGCCTTCAACGGGCAGTTTGGGCAGCTCCGCTTAGTGCTCGAGCTGCTCACGATCTTGGACTAGTGCTTCTAATATGCAAGCGACCAGCGTCGGCATTTAATAGACTTGCTGCTGCTGCTGCATTGCAACCATCACAGCCATACACT gTTCTCCTTATTGCTATATCGTTAGAGCGTCTTGATGATCCAAGAGCAGATGCTGCCTACTCCAAAGCAGTATCCCTTGACCCTGAAGATGCACTCATTAGGATAAATAACGCTGCAAGACACGCTCGGGCGGGTCGATATTCTGAAGCTGCCCAAGAAGCACTTTTAACGGATCAATTATTAAGACGAGAAAATAATCTGCAG ttggcGGCATCTTTAGCTTTGCTGATGTCACTGCTTCGGGAAACAGGAGTTGAGCTTTCCGCGGACGCTATCGAAAACACACCAATCTCCAACACTACTACATCTCCAGATAACGAAGATTTCGCGGCTGATGAAGTTTAA